A stretch of DNA from Pseudonocardia hierapolitana:
GCACCGTCGGCGACCCGGGTGCCTTCCTCGGTGAGGGCGAGCGCTGCCCGCTCGGCGTCGGTGAAGACGGTCGCCTCGCGCCATGCGGCGACCAGGCCGAGCCGCACCGGCGTCTCCCCGGCGTGGGCGGCGTCCTTGGTGTGCATGTCGAGGCAGACGGCGCAGCCGTTGATCTGGCTGGCACGGATCTTCACCAGATCCTGGACGGTGGGCGGCAGTGTGGAGTCGGAGACGACCTTCCCGGCCGAGTTGATGTAGCGGGCGAACTTCGCGGCGACGGGATTGGCGTAGTAGTCGATGCGGGCTTCCATGATCCGTTCTCCTTCGCGATCGGGTTCACCGTCCTGACCCGGAGCGAGGGGTCGGTGTGACCGGCCGCGGATGTGAGCTGGGTCGCACCCACGGCATCCGGTCAGAGCTGCAGCGACTGGGTGCCCACGACCGCGACCGGGAGCGGCGCCTCTGGGAGGCGACCGCCGAGTTGTCGGAACGTGCAGGCGCATCGCAAGGCTGGGACGGGGTGCGCGAGCGACGCCGATCCGGTGGGCGCAGGAGCGCCCCGCGTCAGGGCTGACCGAGGCGCAGCACGCCGGGGTTGATGGTGACGCCCTCCCCGACCTGGCGGTCGATCTCGACGTCCGTGACGAGGTTGCCGTTGGAGGTGACCTCGAGGCTCTCGGCGCTGCCGCGCTGGTAGTCCAGCCCGATGCCGGTGCCGCGCCCGCGGATGGTGTTGCTGTTGACCGCGGCCTTGGCGTTGCCGTAGTTGCCGAGCACCTGCAGGAAGGTGCCCCCGCGGCCGGCGTTCTGGAAGATCCGGTTGCCCGTGATCGTGCTCGCGGCGCCGCCCTGTACCCGCGCGACGACG
This window harbors:
- a CDS encoding carboxymuconolactone decarboxylase family protein, which translates into the protein MEARIDYYANPVAAKFARYINSAGKVVSDSTLPPTVQDLVKIRASQINGCAVCLDMHTKDAAHAGETPVRLGLVAAWREATVFTDAERAALALTEEGTRVADGAGGVSDETWELARGHFDEDQLAALVSLVALINTYNRMNAIARIPAGDYEPGKWG